One Baekduia alba genomic window, GAACATTCACTCGCAGAAGAAGCGCATCCTCCGGGCCGAGCGTGAGCGCCTGGAGAACCGCCGCTACACGTCGACCATCAAGACCTACTTCCGCCGCCTCGAGGTTGCGGTTGGCGAGGGCGAGGACGCGACGGCTGACGTCGAGCATCGCGCCTTGATCCAGACGATCGACAAGGCCGTCAAGCGCGGCGCCCTGCACCGCAACACGGGCGCCCGCAAGAAGTCCCGCGCCGCCCGCGTGCGCGCCGGGCAGCCGTCGGCCTAAGCG contains:
- the rpsT gene encoding 30S ribosomal protein S20; its protein translation is MANIHSQKKRILRAERERLENRRYTSTIKTYFRRLEVAVGEGEDATADVEHRALIQTIDKAVKRGALHRNTGARKKSRAARVRAGQPSA